In Salinirussus salinus, the following proteins share a genomic window:
- a CDS encoding GNAT family N-acetyltransferase yields MTTYDVRTVPGEGTIADAHAVRRAVFIEGQGVSEAEEMDGRDAEAFHVVVYDREDGHPVGTTRLREADGHAKVERVAVRESYRGEGLGRKLMAVVEARARRDGHDRVVLHAQTDVEGFYADLSYETVSDVFYEADIPHVEMVKEL; encoded by the coding sequence ATGACCACCTACGACGTCCGCACGGTCCCGGGCGAGGGGACCATCGCCGACGCCCACGCCGTCCGGCGCGCAGTCTTCATCGAGGGACAGGGCGTCTCCGAGGCCGAGGAGATGGACGGGCGCGACGCCGAGGCTTTCCACGTCGTCGTCTACGACCGCGAGGACGGTCACCCCGTCGGGACGACCCGGCTCCGGGAGGCCGACGGCCACGCGAAGGTCGAACGAGTCGCCGTCCGGGAGTCATATCGTGGGGAGGGACTCGGCCGGAAGCTGATGGCCGTCGTCGAGGCCCGCGCCCGCCGGGACGGCCACGACCGGGTCGTCCTCCACGCCCAGACCGACGTCGAGGGGTTCTACGCGGACTTGAGCTACGAGACTGTCAGCGACGTCTTCTACGAGGCCGACATCCCTCACGTCGAGATGGTCAAGGAGCTGTGA